A region from the Isachenkonia alkalipeptolytica genome encodes:
- a CDS encoding Crp/Fnr family transcriptional regulator, with the protein MASAKEYLERIPMFSGLKKEELELLSRYEVEKTYQKGDVIFMEGDPGKAVYYIKSGKIKLYKTSLEGKEVTLNILGPGSIFAEVTMFSERDYPATAMVLENALVGMIRNDDLERIVRENGNIALSLIKELNQRLYYAQMKIKDMALHDVNGRVAKVLLDLAYRYGKKNSRGIQIDLKMTKTEIANIVGTSRETVSRSLSQLKNDEVIDMKGKLVYIKSLEDLEELSL; encoded by the coding sequence ATGGCTTCAGCAAAAGAATATCTAGAACGGATTCCCATGTTTTCAGGACTGAAAAAGGAAGAACTGGAGCTGTTATCCAGGTATGAAGTGGAAAAGACGTATCAAAAAGGAGACGTCATTTTCATGGAAGGGGATCCCGGTAAAGCGGTATACTATATTAAGTCGGGAAAAATCAAACTCTACAAAACCTCCCTGGAGGGGAAGGAAGTTACGTTGAATATTTTAGGCCCCGGCAGTATTTTTGCGGAGGTAACCATGTTCAGTGAACGGGACTATCCCGCCACGGCCATGGTGTTGGAGAATGCTTTAGTGGGGATGATTCGAAACGATGATCTGGAAAGAATCGTACGGGAAAACGGGAACATCGCCCTCAGTTTAATCAAAGAGCTGAACCAAAGGCTTTATTATGCCCAGATGAAAATTAAAGATATGGCCCTCCATGATGTCAACGGTCGGGTGGCCAAGGTGCTGTTGGACCTGGCCTATCGTTACGGTAAAAAAAACAGCCGGGGAATTCAAATCGACTTGAAAATGACCAAAACGGAAATTGCCAATATTGTGGGAACCTCTCGGGAAACCGTCAGTCGATCCCTCAGTCAGTTAAAAAATGACGAAGTTATTGATATGAAGGGAAAACTGGTGTACATCAAATCCTTAGAGGACTTGGAGGAGCTGAGTTTATAG
- a CDS encoding class I SAM-dependent methyltransferase yields the protein MGFYEEFSKYYDLIFQAKKPQLDFIKKRTPKKGKILDVAAGTGNHALALGEEGYDLRAVEYDETMLEELEEKLEKRNIEKRNLEKENLDVIARRGDMKEIRSYYPENFFDTLYCIGNSLVHLTTVEEIEQFLEGAYAVLKTEGTLIIQIINYDRILDRAIKELPTIINDRNPELKAEFIRKYEKMEASNLLDFHTRLTIEQRGEKKVFENHTPLLPIRHQELKDLFEQAGFRNIESYSNFMEEDYDPQGQPLIMTGKKL from the coding sequence ATGGGTTTTTATGAAGAGTTCAGTAAGTATTACGACTTGATTTTTCAGGCGAAGAAGCCCCAATTGGATTTTATTAAAAAACGGACCCCGAAGAAGGGAAAGATCCTGGACGTGGCGGCGGGGACCGGGAATCATGCCCTTGCCCTGGGGGAAGAAGGGTATGATCTTCGGGCGGTGGAATACGATGAGACCATGCTTGAGGAATTGGAAGAAAAGCTGGAAAAGCGAAACATAGAGAAGCGAAACCTAGAAAAAGAAAATCTCGATGTTATAGCCCGCCGGGGGGATATGAAAGAGATTCGAAGCTATTACCCTGAAAATTTTTTTGATACCCTTTACTGTATCGGAAACTCCCTGGTGCATCTGACCACGGTGGAAGAAATTGAACAATTCCTGGAAGGGGCCTATGCAGTATTGAAAACTGAAGGGACATTGATTATTCAAATCATCAATTATGACCGGATTCTAGACCGGGCTATCAAAGAACTTCCCACCATCATCAATGACCGGAATCCCGAGCTGAAGGCGGAGTTTATCCGGAAGTATGAAAAAATGGAGGCATCCAATCTCCTGGATTTTCATACCCGGCTGACCATTGAACAAAGAGGGGAGAAAAAAGTCTTTGAAAATCATACGCCTCTGCTGCCGATACGCCATCAAGAATTAAAAGATTTGTTTGAACAAGCAGGGTTTCGTAACATTGAATCCTATAGCAATTTCATGGAGGAAGACTATGATCCTCAGGGGCAGCCCTTGATTATGACGGGGAAAAAATTATAA
- a CDS encoding ATP-binding protein, giving the protein MITRDIVQIDEAKCVGCGLCIPKCQEGALKIIDGKARLSSEAMCDGLGKCLGSCPMDAITIVEREAQSFKEDHENHESKENHESHGGHQGHHGHSHGHHHGHQHHDHQGHSHKKAHPAKEATGCGCPGSAMQNFEEEVHEENIQGVSSEDMEVRIKPQLKQWPVQLSLVPVAASYFKNSDLLVTADCVPYAYPNYHLELLKGKSVVIGCPKLDNNQSYVAKLTEIFRENDLNSITVAHMEVPCCNGIVWAVEEALEKSGKNIPLNKVEISVRGQRKN; this is encoded by the coding sequence ATGATAACGAGAGATATTGTACAGATTGATGAGGCCAAGTGTGTAGGGTGCGGACTGTGTATCCCGAAGTGTCAGGAAGGGGCCTTAAAGATTATCGACGGAAAAGCAAGACTCAGCAGTGAAGCTATGTGTGACGGGCTGGGGAAATGTCTGGGAAGCTGTCCCATGGACGCCATTACCATTGTGGAACGGGAAGCCCAAAGCTTTAAAGAAGACCACGAAAACCATGAAAGCAAGGAAAACCATGAAAGTCATGGAGGACATCAAGGTCATCACGGGCACAGCCATGGTCATCACCACGGGCACCAACATCATGATCACCAGGGCCATAGTCATAAAAAAGCCCATCCCGCCAAGGAAGCCACAGGATGCGGATGTCCCGGCAGTGCCATGCAAAACTTTGAAGAAGAAGTCCACGAGGAAAATATCCAAGGGGTATCCAGTGAGGATATGGAAGTACGTATCAAGCCCCAGCTAAAGCAGTGGCCGGTGCAGCTCAGTCTGGTTCCCGTGGCAGCGTCCTACTTTAAAAACTCGGATCTGTTGGTTACCGCGGATTGTGTACCCTATGCCTATCCCAACTATCATTTAGAGCTGTTAAAGGGAAAAAGTGTGGTCATCGGCTGTCCGAAGCTGGACAACAATCAAAGCTACGTAGCAAAACTTACGGAAATTTTTAGAGAAAACGATTTGAACAGCATCACCGTAGCTCATATGGAAGTCCCTTGTTGCAACGGGATTGTTTGGGCCGTGGAAGAGGCCTTGGAAAAATCCGGTAAGAACATTCCCTTAAACAAAGTGGAAATCAGTGTTCGTGGACAACGGAAAAATTAG